In Saccharothrix violaceirubra, the following are encoded in one genomic region:
- a CDS encoding DUF3224 domain-containing protein codes for MSTAHSTATVGSWEERTWDGRNYDEVSGPKRTRGRMTAVYTGDLEGTGENHFLMSYPDDLSCVSVGIEVVTGSLGGVTGTLVLHHDGGYRDGVASGTVKILSGTGGLVGVTGSGTITWRQDSPGTLTLDYTL; via the coding sequence ATGAGCACCGCACACAGCACGGCCACCGTGGGTTCCTGGGAAGAACGCACCTGGGACGGTCGCAACTACGACGAGGTCAGCGGACCCAAGCGGACTCGTGGGCGGATGACCGCCGTGTACACGGGGGATCTGGAGGGGACGGGCGAGAACCACTTCCTCATGTCCTATCCGGACGATCTGTCGTGCGTGTCCGTGGGAATCGAGGTGGTGACCGGGTCGTTGGGTGGCGTTACCGGGACTCTCGTGCTCCACCACGACGGCGGGTACCGGGACGGAGTGGCGTCCGGGACCGTGAAGATCCTCTCCGGGACCGGTGGGCTGGTCGGGGTGACGGGGTCGGGCACGATCACGTGGCGCCAGGACTCGCCCGGCACCCTGACCCTCGACTACACCCTCTGA
- a CDS encoding helix-turn-helix transcriptional regulator: protein MRAGRLLSLLLLLQARGRMTAGELADELEVSVRTVYRDVEALGAAGIPVYADRGPAGGYRLLDGYRTRLTGFTSAEADSLFLAGLPGPAAELGLGAVVAAARTKLRAALPDGLRERSDRIAERFHLDAPGWFRSGESAPHLETVADAVWNRRRLWLRYRRWGSRPVEVDRVVEPLGLVLKAGTWYLVADAEGDTRTYRVSRVLDARPEKDVFERPEFDLEAFWTDWSERFEERMYPERVTVRFTAKGLARARFLLGSYPARHVPEHPTGEWTEVRVPTESLDHAVFDLLRLGTEVEVLDPPELRRRLADTAAGVAALYG, encoded by the coding sequence ATGCGCGCCGGCCGCCTGCTCTCCCTCCTGCTCCTCCTCCAGGCCAGGGGCCGGATGACGGCCGGCGAACTGGCCGACGAGCTGGAGGTCTCCGTTCGCACGGTCTACCGCGACGTGGAGGCCCTGGGCGCGGCCGGCATCCCGGTCTACGCCGACCGCGGCCCGGCCGGCGGCTACCGCCTGCTCGACGGCTACCGGACCCGCCTGACCGGCTTCACCTCGGCGGAGGCCGATTCGCTGTTCCTCGCCGGCCTGCCCGGCCCGGCCGCCGAACTGGGCCTGGGCGCGGTCGTGGCGGCGGCCCGGACCAAGCTGCGGGCGGCCCTGCCGGACGGCCTGCGGGAACGCTCCGACCGGATCGCCGAGCGGTTCCACCTGGACGCGCCGGGCTGGTTCCGGTCCGGCGAGTCCGCACCGCACCTGGAGACCGTGGCCGACGCCGTGTGGAACCGACGCCGGCTGTGGTTGCGCTACCGCCGCTGGGGTTCCCGACCGGTCGAGGTCGACCGCGTCGTCGAACCGCTCGGGCTCGTGCTCAAGGCCGGCACCTGGTACCTCGTGGCCGACGCCGAAGGCGACACGAGGACCTATCGCGTGTCGCGGGTCCTCGACGCCCGCCCCGAAAAAGACGTGTTCGAGCGCCCGGAGTTCGACCTCGAAGCGTTCTGGACCGACTGGTCGGAACGGTTCGAGGAGCGCATGTACCCGGAACGGGTCACGGTCCGCTTCACGGCGAAAGGGCTGGCCCGCGCCCGGTTCCTGCTCGGCTCCTACCCCGCGCGGCACGTCCCCGAGCACCCGACCGGCGAGTGGACCGAGGTCCGGGTCCCGACCGAGTCGCTCGACCACGCCGTCTTCGACCTGCTGCGCCTGGGCACCGAGGTCGAGGTGCTGGACCCGCCCGAGCTGCGCCGCCGGCTGGCCGACACCGCGGCGGGAGTGGCCGCGCTCTACGGCTAG
- a CDS encoding substrate-binding domain-containing protein, with translation MSRHRALRTKVRRGIAKWPVTVLAAVVLVFLGYLGYTWIADLVERRAAVEAGDCGEGEAVLRVSAAPSIGEAVRTAAEAWAKQRPVVYDHCIRVEVQSIESTDVLQALTQNWDEAELGSKPHAWITDSTLWANRLAAQNRSLLAAAPESIAASPVVLALPQDAATAVQAGAGFRWTDLPAVATDPAGWGRFGKPEWGGVRVAMPDPATNAATAMAIQSALAGASPDGKGPVTTRMLELDPVRTTLGKLVTAKPARTPASTWQALTLLAADQAVNSAGFSAVPVFEVDLYRYNTGKDGGTAPAQPLYGVAAGGPAPVADFPFVPLAGSWVGEAQLRAAQAFRQFLTEPDQQRILAAAGLRVPATNDRPKPAPGIRWASMTDRLTPADETATQQISATWATADGGQSVTVLVDTSESMANAGGEGRPRLDWVKQALSGQVGRSLSGSMGLWEFSRSLDGDRPYRRLVPIGPVATQRAALLEGIKSLEPRRGSQLYTSVLALYKNVVDNHQEGKRNRIVVLTDGPSDGGLSFSDFKNQLAAAKQQGREVSVSIVAIGSDPDRRSLQEIARSTGGTLSVVEDGRGVDAALNELLGAD, from the coding sequence ATGTCTCGACACCGCGCGCTGCGGACCAAGGTCCGTCGCGGCATAGCCAAGTGGCCCGTCACCGTCCTGGCCGCCGTCGTGCTCGTGTTCCTCGGCTACCTCGGCTACACGTGGATCGCCGACCTGGTCGAACGCCGGGCCGCGGTCGAGGCGGGCGACTGCGGCGAGGGCGAGGCCGTGCTGCGGGTGTCCGCCGCGCCGAGCATCGGCGAGGCCGTCCGCACCGCCGCCGAGGCGTGGGCGAAACAGCGGCCCGTCGTGTACGACCACTGCATCCGCGTCGAGGTCCAGTCCATCGAGTCGACCGACGTGCTCCAGGCGTTGACGCAGAACTGGGACGAGGCCGAACTGGGCTCGAAACCGCACGCGTGGATCACCGACTCGACCCTGTGGGCCAACCGGCTCGCCGCGCAGAACCGGTCGCTGCTGGCCGCCGCGCCCGAGTCGATCGCGGCCAGTCCCGTGGTGCTGGCGCTGCCGCAGGACGCGGCGACCGCCGTGCAGGCCGGCGCCGGCTTCCGCTGGACGGACCTGCCGGCCGTGGCCACCGACCCGGCCGGCTGGGGCCGGTTCGGCAAGCCCGAGTGGGGCGGCGTGCGCGTCGCCATGCCCGACCCGGCCACCAACGCGGCCACCGCGATGGCGATCCAGTCCGCGTTGGCCGGCGCGAGCCCCGACGGCAAGGGGCCGGTCACCACGCGGATGCTCGAACTCGACCCCGTGCGCACCACCCTGGGCAAGCTCGTCACGGCCAAACCCGCGCGCACGCCCGCGTCGACCTGGCAGGCGTTGACGCTGCTGGCCGCCGACCAGGCCGTGAACTCGGCCGGGTTCAGCGCCGTGCCCGTGTTCGAGGTCGACCTCTACCGCTACAACACCGGCAAGGACGGCGGCACGGCACCGGCGCAGCCGCTGTACGGCGTCGCGGCGGGCGGACCGGCACCGGTCGCGGACTTCCCTTTCGTGCCGCTGGCCGGCAGTTGGGTCGGCGAGGCGCAGCTGCGCGCGGCCCAGGCGTTCCGGCAGTTCCTCACCGAACCCGACCAGCAGAGGATCCTCGCGGCGGCGGGCCTGCGCGTGCCCGCGACGAACGACCGCCCCAAGCCCGCGCCGGGCATCCGCTGGGCGAGCATGACCGACCGCCTCACGCCCGCCGACGAGACCGCGACCCAGCAGATCTCGGCGACGTGGGCGACGGCCGACGGCGGCCAGTCCGTGACCGTGCTCGTGGACACGTCGGAGTCGATGGCGAACGCGGGCGGCGAGGGCCGGCCCCGGCTGGACTGGGTGAAGCAGGCGCTGTCGGGCCAGGTGGGCCGGTCGCTGTCCGGTTCGATGGGCCTGTGGGAGTTCTCCCGGTCGCTCGACGGCGACCGGCCGTACCGGCGGCTCGTGCCGATCGGTCCGGTGGCCACGCAGCGCGCGGCACTGCTGGAGGGGATCAAGAGCCTGGAACCGCGGCGCGGCAGCCAGCTCTACACGAGCGTTCTGGCGCTGTACAAGAACGTCGTGGACAACCACCAGGAGGGCAAGCGCAACCGGATCGTCGTGCTGACCGACGGGCCCAGCGACGGCGGACTGTCCTTTTCGGACTTCAAGAACCAGTTGGCCGCGGCGAAGCAGCAGGGTCGGGAGGTGTCCGTGAGCATCGTGGCGATCGGGTCCGACCCGGACCGCCGGTCGCTCCAGGAGATCGCGCGGTCGACCGGGGGCACGCTGTCGGTCGTGGAGGACGGTCGGGGCGTGGACGCGGCGTTGAACGAGCTGCTGGGCGCGGACTAG
- a CDS encoding 3-methyladenine DNA glycosylase, translating into MGVVLPESAWTARRAAHVDRVRRWTGPHHERKAQGEKHPVLDFLFSYYSHRPARLERWHPGPGVVLAGDAAAEYLRWPAYRRTDEGVTLDVAAFREDRASTIDFVHRLLTATAARAPRLGCFGLHEWAMVYRQRQEDVRHNAWPLRLGAAGTNAVVEEQTVRCGHYDAFRFFTLPARPLNTLTPTRETQVDLEQPGCLHANMDLFKWSYKLDPATPSDLTADCFALALRVRELDMRASPYDLSALGYEPVRIETVAGRAEYVRLQSAFAAEAARLRSALVDVTSALGDFT; encoded by the coding sequence ATGGGGGTCGTCCTGCCCGAGTCCGCGTGGACCGCGCGCCGTGCCGCGCACGTCGACCGGGTCCGGCGGTGGACCGGGCCGCACCACGAGCGCAAAGCGCAGGGCGAGAAGCACCCGGTCCTGGACTTCCTCTTCTCGTACTACTCGCACCGCCCGGCCCGCCTGGAGCGCTGGCACCCCGGCCCCGGCGTGGTGCTCGCGGGCGACGCGGCGGCGGAGTACCTGCGGTGGCCCGCGTACCGGCGGACCGACGAGGGCGTGACGCTGGACGTGGCCGCGTTCCGCGAGGACCGGGCGTCGACCATCGACTTCGTGCACCGGCTGCTCACCGCGACGGCGGCACGCGCCCCCCGACTGGGGTGCTTCGGCCTGCACGAGTGGGCCATGGTCTACCGGCAGCGGCAGGAGGACGTGCGGCACAACGCGTGGCCGTTGCGCCTCGGCGCGGCCGGTACGAACGCGGTCGTGGAGGAGCAGACCGTGCGGTGCGGGCACTACGACGCGTTCCGGTTCTTCACGTTGCCCGCGCGTCCGCTGAACACGCTCACGCCGACCCGCGAGACCCAGGTCGACCTGGAGCAGCCGGGCTGCCTGCACGCGAACATGGACCTGTTCAAGTGGAGCTACAAGCTCGACCCGGCCACGCCGTCGGACCTGACCGCCGACTGCTTCGCGCTGGCGCTGCGGGTGCGGGAACTCGACATGCGGGCCAGCCCCTACGACCTGTCGGCGCTCGGTTACGAACCGGTGCGGATCGAGACGGTGGCGGGTCGGGCCGAGTACGTCCGGCTGCAGAGCGCGTTCGCGGCGGAGGCCGCGCGGCTGCGATCCGCGCTGGTCGACGTCACGTCCGCCCTGGGCGACTTCACCTGA